In one Bos mutus isolate GX-2022 chromosome 19, NWIPB_WYAK_1.1, whole genome shotgun sequence genomic region, the following are encoded:
- the TACO1 gene encoding translational activator of cytochrome c oxidase 1 produces MAAWAVITLSRAAAQCLWARGPGVRGAVPPSALAFQPEPPCCSAAGGRTLHLTAEVPAGHNKWSKVRHIKGPKDAERSRIFSKLSLSIRLAVKEGGPNPELNSNLASILEVCRSKHMPKSTIEAALKMEKTKDMYLLYEGRGPGGSSLLIEALSNSSSKCHSDIKHILNKNGGMMAEGARHSFDKKGVIVVGEEDREKKPVNLERALELAIEAGAEDVAETEDEEEKNIFKFICDASSLHQVRKKLDSLGLCSVSCTLEFIPNTKVRLADPDLEQAAHLIQALGNHDDVIHVYDNIE; encoded by the exons ATGGCAGCTTGGGCTGTTATCACCTTGAGCAGGGCCGCTGCCCAGTGCTTGTGGGCGCGAGGCCCCGGGGTCCGGGGGGCTGTTCCGCCCTCCGCCCTGGCCTTCCAGCCTGAGCCCCCGTGCTGTAGCGCCGCTGGGGGCCGGACGCTGCACCTCACGGCCGAAGTCCCCGCGGGGCACAACAAGTGGTCCAAAGTCCGGCACATCAAGGGTCCCAAAGACGCAGAAAGGAGTCGCATCTTCTCCAAGCTCAGCTTGAGCATTCGCTTAGCGGTTAAAG AAGGAGGCCCCAACCCTGAGCTCAACAGCAACCTGGCCAGCATCCTAGAGGTGTGTCGTAGCAAACACATGCCCAAGTCAACAATTGAGGCCGCGCTGAAAATGGAG AAAACCAAGGACATGTATTTGTTGTATGAGGGCCGAGGCCCCGGTGGCTCTTCTCTTCTCATCGAGGCATTATCTAACAGTAGCTCCAAGTGCCACTCGGACATCAAACATATCCTGAATAAGAATGG GGGAATGATGGCCGAAGGAGCTCGCCACTCCTTTGACAAAAAGGGGGTGATTGTGGTTGGAGAGGAGGACAGAGAGAAGAAACCTGTGAACCTAGAGCGTGCCCTGGAGCTGGCGATAGAAGCAGGAGCTGAGGATGTCGCGGAGACTGAAGACGaagaggaaaagaacatttttaaa TTTATTTGTGATGCCTCTTCACTGCATCAAGTGAGGAAGAAACTGGACTCCCTGGGCCTGTGTTCTGTGTCCTGTACACTAGAGTTCATCCCCAACACAAAGGTGCGGCTGGCTGACCCCGACCTGGAGCAGGCTGCCCATCTCATCCAGGCACTCGgcaaccacgatgatgtgatccaTGTCTATGACAACATTGAGTAG